One region of Pseudomonas alvandae genomic DNA includes:
- a CDS encoding D-alanyl-D-alanine carboxypeptidase family protein, with amino-acid sequence MNITTFAKRLCLLVPLLLSPAAFAVEMMPSPPQLAAKAYVLMDASSGNVLVENNGDQRLPPASLTKLMTAYIATLEIRRGQIGENDPVTVSENAWRTGGSRMFIKVGSQVTVSDLLHGIIIQSGNDASVALAEHIAGSEDAFADMMNKTVADLGMTNSHFMNPTGLPNPEHYSSAHDMAVLARAIIHEDPAHYAIYSQKEFFWNGIKQPNRNLLLWRDKTVDGLKTGHTDEAGYCMVSSAVRDGMRLIAVVFGTSSEVARAAETQKLLTYGFRFFETQTFYQKGTELAQAQVWKGSTNQIKAGLAQDLTMTLPKGQLKKLAASMTMNPQLTAPIAKGDVIGKVEVKLEDKVVHSADLIALDAVEEGGIFRRMWDSIRLFFYGLFN; translated from the coding sequence ATGAACATCACCACCTTTGCCAAACGCCTTTGCCTGCTAGTCCCGCTGCTTCTCTCTCCGGCCGCGTTCGCGGTTGAGATGATGCCTTCGCCTCCACAACTGGCGGCCAAGGCCTATGTCCTCATGGATGCCAGCAGCGGCAATGTGCTGGTGGAGAACAATGGTGACCAGCGCCTGCCACCGGCCAGCCTGACCAAGCTGATGACCGCCTACATCGCCACGCTGGAGATTCGTCGTGGCCAGATTGGCGAGAACGATCCGGTCACCGTCAGCGAGAATGCCTGGCGCACCGGCGGTTCGCGGATGTTCATCAAGGTCGGCTCGCAAGTGACCGTCAGCGACCTGCTGCACGGCATCATCATCCAGTCCGGCAACGACGCCAGCGTCGCCCTGGCCGAGCACATCGCCGGCAGCGAAGATGCGTTCGCCGACATGATGAACAAAACCGTGGCCGACCTGGGCATGACCAACAGCCACTTCATGAACCCGACCGGCCTGCCGAACCCTGAGCACTACTCGTCGGCTCACGACATGGCGGTGCTGGCCCGGGCAATCATCCACGAAGACCCGGCGCACTACGCCATCTACTCCCAGAAGGAGTTCTTCTGGAACGGCATCAAGCAACCTAACCGCAACCTGCTGCTGTGGCGCGACAAGACCGTCGATGGCCTGAAGACCGGTCACACCGACGAAGCGGGCTATTGCATGGTGTCTTCGGCCGTGCGCGACGGCATGCGCCTGATCGCCGTGGTCTTCGGCACCAGCAGCGAAGTGGCTCGTGCCGCTGAAACCCAGAAGCTGCTGACCTACGGTTTCCGTTTCTTCGAAACCCAGACCTTCTACCAGAAGGGCACCGAACTGGCCCAGGCCCAGGTCTGGAAAGGTTCCACCAACCAGATAAAGGCCGGCCTGGCCCAGGACCTGACCATGACCTTGCCTAAAGGCCAGCTCAAGAAGCTCGCCGCCAGCATGACCATGAATCCGCAACTGACCGCGCCGATCGCCAAGGGCGACGTCATCGGCAAGGTCGAAGTCAAACTGGAAGACAAGGTGGTGCACAGCGCCGACCTGATCGCGCTGGACGCGGTCGAGGAAGGTGGTATCTTCCG
- a CDS encoding septal ring lytic transglycosylase RlpA family protein, with amino-acid sequence MRAMPTYQPLKARPLKLVALAALSLLVVSCSTSRAPTQKNSNVVKATPGLDINRAHKDGAPWWDVDVSRIPDATPTLHTGPYKANPYTVLGKTYFPMADSKRYVASGTASWYGTKFHGQNTANGEVYDLYGMSAAHKTLPLPSYVRVTNLDNNKSVILRVNDRGPFYSDRIIDLSYAAAKKLGYAEIGTARVKVEGIDPQEWWAQRGRPAPLMLNEPKVAQNAAPTVTASTGTVEQWTPPPQQHAAAVVPVQIDPKKNASATASGQYLQVGAFANPDAAELLRSKLSSMVSAPVFISSIVRNQQTLHRVRLGPIGSPGEVQQVQNSVRLANLGSPSLVTAE; translated from the coding sequence ATGCGGGCAATGCCTACCTATCAACCCCTGAAAGCCAGGCCCCTCAAGCTGGTGGCATTGGCTGCGCTGTCGCTGTTGGTCGTCAGTTGTTCGACCAGCCGCGCACCGACCCAGAAGAACAGCAACGTCGTGAAAGCCACGCCGGGCCTGGACATCAACCGGGCCCACAAGGACGGCGCGCCGTGGTGGGACGTGGATGTCTCGCGCATTCCCGACGCAACGCCGACCCTGCACACCGGCCCCTACAAGGCCAACCCGTATACGGTGCTGGGCAAGACCTATTTCCCAATGGCTGATTCCAAGCGCTATGTGGCCTCGGGCACGGCGTCCTGGTACGGCACCAAGTTCCATGGCCAGAACACCGCCAATGGCGAGGTCTACGACCTTTATGGCATGAGCGCTGCCCACAAGACCTTGCCGCTGCCCAGCTATGTGCGGGTGACCAACCTGGACAACAACAAGAGCGTGATCCTGCGGGTCAACGACCGTGGGCCGTTCTATTCCGACCGGATCATCGACTTGTCGTATGCGGCGGCGAAAAAGCTCGGTTACGCTGAAATCGGCACTGCTCGGGTCAAGGTCGAAGGCATCGATCCGCAGGAATGGTGGGCCCAGCGCGGCCGTCCGGCGCCTTTGATGCTCAACGAGCCGAAAGTGGCGCAAAATGCCGCGCCGACCGTGACGGCTTCCACCGGTACGGTCGAACAATGGACCCCACCGCCGCAGCAACATGCGGCGGCCGTGGTGCCCGTGCAGATCGACCCAAAAAAAAACGCTTCTGCAACAGCGTCTGGCCAGTATCTGCAAGTGGGCGCGTTCGCCAACCCGGACGCTGCCGAGCTGTTGAGGTCGAAGCTGAGCTCGATGGTCAGCGCGCCGGTGTTCATCAGCTCGATCGTGCGCAACCAGCAGACACTGCATCGGGTGCGCCTGGGGCCGATCGGTTCTCCGGGTGAGGTCCAGCAGGTGCAGAACAGTGTGCGCCTGGCCAATCTCGGTTCGCCGAGCCTGGTCACGGCTGAGTAG
- the mltB gene encoding lytic murein transglycosylase B, translating to MQAMRGWSTRYAPWVGLVGFLGCAPHAVAGEYEGSPQVAEFVGEMTRDYGFAGEQLMGVFREAERKQSILDAISRPAERVKQWSEYRPMFITEARIARGVDFWRQHEAALARAEQEYGVPAQVIVSIIGVETFFGRNTGNFRVIDALSTLGFDYPPRAEFFRKELREFLLLAREEQVDPMTLKGSYAGAMGLPQFMPSSFRAYAVDFDGDGHINIWTNPTDAIGSVASYFKRHGWEAGEPVVSRADVRGEQVDEGLTEGIEPTKTVGELRALGWSSHDALRDDMPVTAMRLEGEQGPEYWMGLKNFYAITRYNRSVMYAMAVYQLSEELVKARGVK from the coding sequence ATGCAAGCAATGCGTGGCTGGTCGACGCGATATGCGCCGTGGGTCGGCCTGGTCGGCTTCCTGGGCTGTGCGCCGCATGCCGTGGCAGGCGAATATGAAGGCTCGCCGCAAGTGGCCGAGTTTGTCGGTGAAATGACCCGCGACTACGGTTTTGCCGGCGAACAGCTGATGGGGGTGTTCCGCGAGGCCGAGCGCAAGCAGTCGATTCTCGACGCGATCTCCCGGCCCGCCGAGCGCGTCAAGCAGTGGAGCGAATACCGGCCGATGTTCATCACCGAGGCGCGGATCGCCCGGGGCGTGGATTTCTGGCGCCAGCACGAGGCCGCGCTGGCCCGCGCCGAGCAGGAGTATGGCGTGCCGGCCCAGGTCATCGTGTCGATCATCGGCGTTGAAACCTTCTTTGGCCGCAATACCGGCAATTTCCGGGTGATCGACGCGCTGTCGACCCTGGGTTTCGATTACCCGCCCCGCGCCGAGTTCTTCCGCAAGGAACTGCGCGAGTTCCTGTTGCTGGCTCGCGAAGAACAAGTTGATCCAATGACCCTCAAGGGTTCCTACGCCGGGGCGATGGGCCTGCCGCAATTCATGCCGAGCAGTTTCCGTGCCTATGCGGTGGATTTCGACGGCGACGGCCACATCAATATCTGGACCAATCCGACGGATGCCATCGGCAGTGTTGCCAGCTATTTCAAGCGCCATGGCTGGGAGGCCGGCGAACCGGTGGTCAGCCGTGCCGATGTGCGTGGCGAGCAGGTGGACGAGGGCCTGACCGAGGGTATCGAGCCGACGAAAACCGTCGGGGAGTTGCGAGCGCTGGGCTGGTCGAGTCATGATGCGCTGCGTGATGACATGCCAGTCACCGCAATGCGCCTGGAAGGCGAGCAGGGCCCCGAATATTGGATGGGCCTGAAGAATTTCTACGCGATTACGCGTTATAACCGCAGCGTGATGTACGCCATGGCCGTATATCAACTGTCTGAAGAGCTGGTCAAAGCACGGGGCGTCAAATAA
- the rodA gene encoding rod shape-determining protein RodA, with amino-acid sequence MRRRATLLQRMHIDGPLLILLLILAAGSLFVLYSASGKSWDLLAKQATSFGIGLVSMIVIAQLEPRFMARWVPLAYVVGVGLLVVVDVMGHNAMGATRWINIPGVIRFQPSEFLKIIMPATIAWYLSKRTLPPQLKHVCISLLLIGIPFILIVRQPDLGTSLLILAGGAFVLFMGGLRWRWILSVIAIAVPVSVAMWYFVMHDYQKQRILTFLDPESDPLGTGWNIIQSKAAIGSGGVFGKGWLMGTQSHLDFLPESHTDFIIAVMGEEFGLVGICVLLLIYLLLIGRGLVITAQAQTLFGKLLAGSLTMTFFVYVFVNIGMVSGLLPVVGVPLPFISYGGTSLVTLLSAFGVLMSIHTHRKWIAQV; translated from the coding sequence ATGCGCCGTCGCGCCACCTTGCTGCAGCGCATGCACATCGACGGGCCGTTGCTGATCCTGCTGCTGATATTGGCGGCCGGCAGCCTGTTCGTGTTGTATTCGGCCAGCGGCAAGAGCTGGGACCTGCTGGCCAAGCAGGCCACCTCGTTCGGCATCGGCCTGGTGTCGATGATCGTCATCGCCCAGCTCGAACCGCGTTTCATGGCGCGCTGGGTGCCGCTGGCCTATGTGGTGGGCGTGGGCTTGCTGGTGGTGGTGGACGTGATGGGCCACAACGCCATGGGCGCCACCCGCTGGATCAACATCCCCGGGGTGATCCGCTTCCAGCCCTCGGAATTCCTCAAGATCATCATGCCGGCGACCATCGCCTGGTACCTGTCCAAGCGCACCTTGCCGCCGCAGCTCAAGCACGTGTGCATCAGCCTGTTGCTGATCGGCATCCCGTTCATCCTCATCGTGCGCCAGCCGGACCTCGGCACCTCGCTGCTGATCCTGGCTGGCGGCGCCTTCGTGCTGTTCATGGGCGGGTTGCGCTGGCGCTGGATCCTCAGCGTGATCGCCATCGCCGTGCCGGTGTCGGTGGCGATGTGGTACTTCGTGATGCACGACTACCAGAAGCAGCGGATCCTGACGTTCCTCGATCCGGAGAGCGATCCGCTGGGCACCGGCTGGAACATCATCCAGTCCAAGGCCGCCATCGGTTCCGGCGGCGTGTTCGGCAAGGGTTGGCTGATGGGTACCCAGTCGCACCTGGACTTTCTGCCGGAAAGCCACACCGACTTCATCATCGCGGTGATGGGCGAGGAGTTCGGCCTGGTGGGTATCTGCGTGCTGCTGTTGATCTACCTGTTGTTGATCGGCCGGGGCCTGGTGATCACGGCCCAGGCGCAGACGCTGTTCGGCAAATTGCTCGCCGGCAGCCTGACCATGACGTTTTTTGTTTATGTTTTCGTCAACATCGGTATGGTCAGTGGCCTGCTGCCGGTCGTGGGGGTGCCGTTGCCATTCATTAGCTACGGAGGAACTTCGCTGGTGACACTACTGTCAGCGTTTGGGGTTTTGATGTCGATCCATACCCATCGCAAGTGGATCGCTCAGGTTTGA